One genomic window of Oncorhynchus gorbuscha isolate QuinsamMale2020 ecotype Even-year unplaced genomic scaffold, OgorEven_v1.0 Un_scaffold_1413, whole genome shotgun sequence includes the following:
- the LOC124022763 gene encoding cyclic nucleotide-gated cation channel alpha-3-like, producing MPKISTEQSYPSHGRCSVNTPDNLDQIESGSSHEDQLDPSFTGTGGMSRLSRFMVLVKGWSSHSSQPSDDLPLDSTMKSHTEFREAWRAESMSNTRLSDQVRRRNNGQWPLAAYNMNNCNNKDDKKDEKKDEKKPDPPKPPDKKPDEKKPDPPVSIFRFYSYMEVLYV from the exons ATGCCTAAGATCAGCACGGAGCAGTCTTATCCCAGCCACGGCCGCTGTTCGGTAAACACCCCCGACAACCTGGACCAGATTGAGAGTGGCAGCAG CCATGAGGACCAACTGGACCCCTCCTTCACGGGGACAGGAGGCATGTCCAG GCTGTCTCGCTTCATGGTGTTGGTGAAGGGCTGGTCATCTCACAGTAGTCAGCCCTCAGATGACCTTCCTTTAGACTCAACCATGAAGTCACACACAGAGTTCAGAGAGGCCTGGAGGGCAGAGAGCATGTCCAACACCAGACTCTCTGACCAAGTCCGCAGGAGGAa CAATGGTCAATGGCCCCTTGCAGCATACAATATGAACAACTGCAACAACAAGGATGA CAAAAAAGACGAGAAGAAGGATGAGAAGAAACCGGATCCCCCGAAGCCACCTGATAAGAAACCGGATGAGAAGAAACCGGATCCCCCCGTAAGTATATTCAGATTCTATAGTTATATGGAAGTCTTATATGTATAA
- the LOC124022760 gene encoding cyclic nucleotide-gated channel cone photoreceptor subunit alpha-like has protein sequence MYYQWLTIVAVPTFYNLMLLVPRASFNDLQANYVMLWMVLDYTSDVIYYIDTFVRSRTGFLEQGLLVKDPVKLKEHYRAQKQFKYDIISMIPTDLAFIPYGYNNPEFRFNRLGKMARLFEFFDRTETRTNYPNIFRIGNLVLYILIIIHWNACVFYALSKLLGFGSDTWVYPNITDPEMGQLSRKYVYCLYWSTLTLTTIGETPPPVRDIEYLFVVADFLTGVLIFATIVGNVGAMISNMNAARAEFQAKIDSIKQYMEFRKVSKVLEARVVKWFDYLWTEKKTCDEKEVLKNLPDKLKAEIAINVHMETLRKVRIFQDCEAGLLIELVLKLQPQVFSPGDYICKKGDIGREMYIIKEGKLAVVADDGVTQWCVLSDGAYFGDLSILGIKGSKAGNRRTANIRSVGYSDLFALSKDDLMDALTEYPDAKYALEEKGKAILMKDNLIDEELGNKADPKEMENKVLTMETNMEVMTIKFTRMIAEWATYQAKVKQRISNMEARVKPLRQGDG, from the exons ATGTACTACCAATGGCTGACAATAGTAGCTGTCCCAACATTCTACAACTTAATGCTTCTGGTGCCAAG AGCTAGTTTCAATGACCTGCAGGCCAACTATGTAATGCTGTGGATGGTTCTCGACTACACTTCAGATGTCATCTATTACATTGACACGTTTGTGAGATCTAGGACAG GTTTCCTGGAACAAGGATTGCTCGTGAAGGACCCAGTGAAACTAAAAGAACACTACCGAGCCCAGAAGCAGTTTAAATATGACATCATATCGATGATACCTACCGATCTTGCCTTCATTCCATACGGTTACAACAATCCAGAGTTCAGATTCAACCGCCTCGGCAAGATGGCGCGCCTCTTTGAGTTCTTCGACCGAACGGAAACCAGGACAAACTACCCCAACATTTTCAGAATCGGCAACCTTGTGCTTTACATCCTGATCATCATCCACTGGAACGCTTGCGTCTTCTACGCCCTCTCCAAACTCCTGGGCTTCGGCTCAGACACCTGGGTGTACCCAAACATCACTGACCCCGAGATGGGCCAGCTGTCCAGGAAGTACGTCTACTGCCTCTACTggtccaccctgaccctgaccaccaTTGGAGAGACCCCGCCCCCTGTCAGAGACATCGAGTACCTGTTTGTAGTCGCCGACTTCCTCACGGGCGTGCTGATTTTTGCCACCATTGTTGGTAACGTTGGCGCCATGATCTCCAACATGAACGCGGCACGCGCCGAGTTCCAGGCCAAGATCGACTCCATCAAGCAGTACATGGAGTTTCGTAAGGTCTCCAAGGTCCTGGAGGCCAGGGTGGTCAAGTGGTTTGACTACCTGTGGACGGAGAAGAAGACCTGCGACGAGAAGGAGGTTCTGAAGAACCTGCCGGACAAGCTGAAGGCTGAGATTGCCATCAACGTCCACATGGAGACGCTGAGGAAAGTGCGTATCTTCCAGGATTGCGAAGCCGGCCTGCTGATCGAGCTTGTGCTCAAGCTGCAGCCGCAGGTCTTCAGCCCCGGAGACTACATCTGTAAGAAGGGCGACATTGGCCGAGAGATGTACATCATCAAAGAAGGGAAGCTGGCTGTGGTGGCGGACGACGGGGTAACACAGTGGTGTGTGCTGAGCGATGGGGCGTACTTCGGAGATCTCAGTATCCTGGGCATCAAGGGCAGTAAGGCTGGCAACAGAAGAACAGCCAACATCAGGAGCGTGGGTTACTCTGACCTCTTCGCCCTGTCTAAAGACGACCTGATGGATGCTCTCACTGAGTACCCTGACGCCAAGTACGCTCTGGAAGAGAAAGGCAAGGCCATCTTGATGAAAGACAACCTCATTGATGAGGAATTGGGAAACAAGGCCGACCCCAAAGAAATGGAGAACAAAGTCCTTACAATGGAGACCAACATGGAGGTCATGACGATCAAGTTCACCAGAATGATTGCAGAGTGGGCAACATACCAGGCCAAGGTCAAGCAGCGCATCAGCAACATGGAGGCCAGGGTCAAACCCCTCAGGCAGGGGGATGGATGA